Proteins from one Thermoanaerobaculia bacterium genomic window:
- a CDS encoding phosphatidate cytidylyltransferase produces the protein KDSGTFLPGHGGFYDRVDSLLFAAPVLCGAILVKMAAAA, from the coding sequence AAGGATTCGGGGACCTTCCTTCCGGGCCACGGCGGCTTCTACGACCGCGTGGATTCGCTCCTCTTCGCGGCGCCGGTCCTCTGCGGGGCGATCCTCGTGAAGATGGCGGC